ACTCGTCATTGCCGAACACGACAACGCCAGCCTCAAGGCTGCCACCCTCAACGCCGTCACCGCCGCCGCTGCCTGCGGGGGCGATGTGCATGTGCTGGTCGCCGGGGAGAACGCCGGCGCCGCCGCGCAGGCCGCCGCGCAGATCGCCGGCGTGGCCAAGGTATTGCACGCCGACGGCGCTAGTCTCAAGGACGGCCTGGCGGAAAACCTCGCCGCCCAGGTGCTGGCCGTCGCCGGCGACTACAGCCACATCCTGTTTCCCGCCACTGCCAGTGGCAAGAACGTGGCGCCGCGCGTGGCCGCCAAGCTCGATGTGGCGCAGATCTCCGACATCACCAAGGTCGACGCCCCCGACACCTTCGAGCGCCCGATCTACGCCGGCAACGCCGTCGCCACGGTGCAGTCGGGCGACGCGGTCAAGGTGATCACGGTGCGCAGCACCGGCTTTGACGCTGCTGCGGCCACGGGCGGCTCGGCCTCGGTGCAAACCGTCGCTGCCGTCGCCGACAGCGGCAAGAGCAGCTTTGTCGGGCGCGAGCTCAGCAAGAGCGATCGCCCCGAACTGACGGCGGCCAAGGTCATCGTCTCCGGCGGCCGCGCGCTGGGCAGCAGCGAGAAGTTCAATGAAGTGCTCACCCCGCTGGCCGACAAGCTCGGCGCTGCCATCGGCGCGAGCCGTGCGGCGGTGGACGCGGGCTACGCGGCCAACGACCTGCAGGTCGGCCAGACCGGCAAGATCGTCGCGCCCGAGCTCTACATCGCCTGCGGCATTTCGGGCGCCATCCAGCACCTCGCCGGCATGAAGGACTCCAAGGTGATCGTCGCGATCAACAAGGACGAGGAAGCGCCCATCTTCAGCGTGGCCGATTACGGTCTGGTGGCAGACCTGTTCGAGGCCGTGCCGGAACTGGTCAAGGCTCTCTGAAGCACCAGCCGGCTGT
The DNA window shown above is from Comamonas sp. NLF-1-9 and carries:
- a CDS encoding electron transfer flavoprotein subunit alpha/FixB family protein; translated protein: MTALVIAEHDNASLKAATLNAVTAAAACGGDVHVLVAGENAGAAAQAAAQIAGVAKVLHADGASLKDGLAENLAAQVLAVAGDYSHILFPATASGKNVAPRVAAKLDVAQISDITKVDAPDTFERPIYAGNAVATVQSGDAVKVITVRSTGFDAAAATGGSASVQTVAAVADSGKSSFVGRELSKSDRPELTAAKVIVSGGRALGSSEKFNEVLTPLADKLGAAIGASRAAVDAGYAANDLQVGQTGKIVAPELYIACGISGAIQHLAGMKDSKVIVAINKDEEAPIFSVADYGLVADLFEAVPELVKAL